In Rhinoderma darwinii isolate aRhiDar2 chromosome 9, aRhiDar2.hap1, whole genome shotgun sequence, the following are encoded in one genomic region:
- the PTPN5 gene encoding tyrosine-protein phosphatase non-receptor type 5 — translation MGSLDDADEQHNLQFGMDQSQDVEGDAQYSWAALWNVLTIGGSICLLVLSQIIDLTTLQSGFWAVEMPGSLLMIVLFVVALIGTMIWYLKSHSEPVLSEDRRQSVSRQPSFTYSEWTDDKGEEFMDLDPVPDTPVFDCFMDIRGDTDLGTLSVRPVGLQERRGSNVSLTLDMCTPGSTEPYGHIMSPREQSTLEYLRSASNVLTAEELHDKALDSFELQKEFFEIPMNFVDPKEYEILGLVRKNRYKTILPNPHSRVCLTSPDQEDDPLSSYINANYIRGYEEEENVYIATQGPTVNTVGDFWKMVWQQQSPIIVMITNIEEVNEKCTEYWPEKHGVYEGIEVTVDHIIQEDDYGLRLMTLKNGEEERSLKHFWYTSWPDQKTPDQAPALLKLVQDVEEAMKKAEHDNGPIIVHCSAGIGRTGCFIATTILCKQLKNEGTVDILRTTCQLRLDRGGMIQTSEQYQFVHHVLSLFVKENSCAVEE, via the exons ATGGGCTCCCTGGACGATGCAGATGAGCAGCACAATCTGCAGTTTGGGATGGATCAGTCGCAGGATGTGGAGGGAGATGCTCAGTACAGCTGGGCCGCTCTGTGGAACGTACTGACCATCGGCGGAAGTATCTGTCTCCTGGTCCTCTCTCAGATAATA gACTTAACCACCCTGCAGAGTGGATTCTGGGCGGTGGAGATGCCCGGCTCTTTGTTGATGATCGTTTTGTTTGTCGTGGCACTGATTGGCACCATG ATATGGTACCTCAAGTCTCACTCTGAACCAGTCCTGTCGGAGGATCGACGCCAGTCCGTGAGTCGCCAGCCCTCCTTCACCTACTCAGAATGGACGGATGACAAAGGGGAGGAATTCATGGACCTGGACCCCGTCCCTGACACCCCCGTCTTTGACTGTTTCATGGATATTCGAGGGGACACAGACCTAGGAACTCTGTCTGTAAGACCTGTGGGGCTTCAGGAAAG GAGGGGCTCTAATGTGTCTCTGACTCTGGACATGTGTACACCGGGGAGCACCGAGCCCTACGGCCACATCATGTCTCCAAGGGAACAGTCTACTCTAGAATATCTTCGGTCCGCCAGCAACGTCCTGACCGCAGAAGAGCTGCACGACAAAGCACTGGATTCTTTTGAGCTTCAGAAAGAATTCTTT GAAATCCCAATGAATTTTGTTGACCCAAAAGAATATGAAATCCTGGGATTAGTGCGGAAAAACAGATACAAAACCATCCTCCCAA ACCCTCATAGCAGAGTGTGCCTTACGTCGCCAGACCAGGAGGACGACCCTCTGAGTTCCTATATAAACGCTAACTATATACGG GGTTATGAAGAAGAGGAAAATGTTTACATCGCAACTCAGGGACCCACCGTGAATACCGTAGGGGATTTCTGGAAGATGGTCTGGCAACAGCAGTCACCTATTATAGTCATGATCACCAACATTGAGGAAGTCAACGAG AAATGCACAGAGTATTGGCCGGAGAAACATGGCGTCTATGAAGGAATAGAGGTGACCGTGGATCACATCATCCAGGAGGACGACTACGGATTAAGACTTATGACTTTAAAG AATGGTGAGGAAGAAAGGAGTTTGAAGCATTTTTGGTACACGTCATGGCCAGACCAGAAGACCCCGGATCAGGCTCCAGCGCTCTTAAAGCTGGTGCAGGATGTGGAGGAAGCCATGAAAAAAGCCGAACATGATAACGGACCTATAATCGTTCACTGCAG TGCAGGGATTGGGAGAACCGGCTGTTTCATTGCCACCACAATTCTGTGTAAACAGCTGAAGAATGAGGGGACGGTGGACATTCTGAGGACGACCTGCCAGCTGAGGTTAGACAG GGGAGGAATGATCCAGACCAGTGAGCAGTACCAGTTTGTCcaccatgtactgagcttgtttgtcAAAGAGAATTCCTGCGCTGTAGAGGAATAA